In Nostoc sp. UHCC 0926, a single genomic region encodes these proteins:
- a CDS encoding nSTAND1 domain-containing NTPase has protein sequence MINDKQLHVYTKENQHTLQRLIRAIALSEGQFALILVRCNYEQLREQMLENIRSITKDINIREIVLNPPTTSLHSTIVSELFLDNPAVVTDSLPSAVMVFGIESAIDLEDLLTGINQARDIYAATFPFPVVLWLQDEVASLLSRLAPDFKSWAVTTIKFEMAKVDLIDLIHQEEESLFAKVLEAGAETFLSNASLNLDPKSQHRHEIESARNDLLRLYGFQLTPGLEASLEFVLGRDKYANDQINGALANYQRSLALWQQEIRIIAEWESNSSLPTSSPHPIPPSSLLKQAIVLFHLGLCYHRMADLHQNNNSSYCEHALLWFKQCLEVLEEVQREDLVAKFILPACEMLQRLQAWDDLKKLAQKSLLLHKTYGSPAQVAQNYGFLANVAASESNWVLAHELANTALSISEEATEVSLRDALQTRGQESWYLLLLARTQRHLGKSEEAINNLEWAKVVCELQHQPSLYLEILEELRSLYFFERHDYTEAFKLKQEKIQIEHQYGFRAFIGASQLQPQRSKINPALDPHKIPFIPEGVAQEISASGRQQDVNRLIERITRADYKLTVIYGPSGVGKSSILKAGLVPALKGKVIGERIPIPIVLSVYTDWITVLASSINQALAHTEISVNLNSTPTILLEKIRLAAERNYTIILVLDQFEEFFFVSNPRTQRIEFYKFLSECLNISFVKIILSLREDYLHHLLEFERLSQKNSVGLYDLGVINKNILDKDIRYYLGKFSSQDAKAIIHSLTQRSHYELSDELINRLVQDLTGELDEVHPIELQIVGAQLQIENITTLGQYKLCGGSAKLVERWLGEVIKDCGQENEELSWKLLFELTDEKGTRPLKTKADLAATLVNNQDIDTISSFDTVGELILEILVGSGLVLLIRDELGDRYQLVHDYLVEPIRQKNNYGMVAELEKIKLEKTRAEVAQKLSQKQLNLVLQRRLREARIAGAVLAIMGGTIAALWWQADLQKRVAIRQTVRAERSETNLRISGITAASEALFASNKEFDALLESLRAWRGLKQADGVQPDTRMRVVTALQQAVYGVTEANRLEGHTDIVWGVTFSPDGQTLASGSRDQTVKIWRPDGTLLQTLKGHTDAVTCVSFSPDGQTLASASLDKTVQIWHKNPITGEFDPKPYKTLKGHKDWVYSVNFSPDGELLATGSKDTTVKLWRKDGSLVKILRGHRGWVNWVNFSPDGQFIASASDDKTVKIWRRDGSLVTSLQGHQQGVTVAVFSPDGKLLASTGRDKTVKLWLRKSNSTKDGFDFLPYKTLRQHSSTVWSLSFSSDSKKLASAGEDNTINLWSSTGALLKTFKGHSDAVVSLAFSPNNKLLASGSYDKSVKLWSLDAPTPSILQGHQKRVLSVAWSPDGQMLASGSSDRTVKLWRRYTSSGEVKTRLYKTLVGHTDKVPSVSFDPKGEMLASGSYDKTVKLWRLDGTLIMTLHGHSDSVMSVNFSPDGQFLASASKDKTVKLWNREGKLLKTLVGHQGWVNSVNFSPDSQVLASASDDQTVKLWGRDGTLLKTFSPHDSWVLSVSFSPTDELLASASWDNTVKLWRRDGTLLKTLLKGYSDSVNAVTFSPNGEFLAAASWDSTVKLWSREGKLIKSLNGHRAPVLSVSFSPDGQTLASASDDNTIILWNLHLDDLLVRGCDWVGDYLKHNRNLEERDRLLCDGITSTNPF, from the coding sequence ATGATTAATGATAAGCAGCTACACGTTTACACCAAAGAAAATCAGCATACTTTGCAAAGACTGATTAGAGCGATCGCGCTTTCCGAAGGTCAATTTGCCCTGATTTTAGTTCGGTGTAACTATGAGCAATTACGTGAGCAAATGTTAGAAAATATTCGCTCTATCACTAAAGACATCAATATCAGAGAAATCGTTCTCAATCCACCAACTACTTCCTTACACAGCACAATAGTCTCAGAACTATTTCTAGATAATCCTGCCGTCGTTACAGACTCTTTGCCATCTGCTGTTATGGTTTTCGGTATTGAGTCAGCCATTGACCTAGAAGACTTACTTACAGGTATCAACCAAGCACGAGATATCTATGCCGCAACTTTTCCATTTCCAGTGGTATTGTGGCTACAAGATGAAGTGGCATCATTACTGTCCAGATTAGCGCCTGATTTCAAAAGTTGGGCTGTAACCACTATTAAATTTGAAATGGCAAAAGTAGATTTAATTGATTTGATCCACCAAGAGGAAGAATCTCTATTTGCCAAAGTTTTAGAAGCAGGTGCTGAAACATTTTTATCTAATGCCTCCCTAAATTTAGATCCTAAGTCCCAACACCGCCACGAAATAGAATCAGCCCGTAATGATTTGCTACGCCTCTATGGCTTTCAATTAACACCAGGATTAGAAGCTAGTTTAGAATTTGTATTGGGGCGAGATAAATACGCCAACGATCAAATTAATGGTGCTTTAGCCAATTATCAAAGAAGCCTAGCATTATGGCAGCAGGAAATCAGGATAATAGCAGAGTGGGAGAGTAATTCTTCTTTACCCACCTCATCTCCTCATCCTATACCCCCCTCATCTTTACTCAAGCAAGCAATAGTATTATTCCATCTGGGGCTGTGTTATCACCGAATGGCAGACTTACACCAGAATAATAATAGTAGCTATTGCGAACATGCTCTCTTGTGGTTTAAACAATGCTTGGAAGTATTGGAGGAAGTACAAAGAGAAGACTTAGTGGCTAAATTTATTTTGCCTGCTTGTGAAATGCTGCAACGTTTACAAGCTTGGGATGACTTAAAAAAATTAGCTCAAAAGTCATTACTTCTACATAAAACTTATGGAAGTCCTGCACAAGTTGCTCAAAATTATGGCTTTTTGGCAAATGTGGCAGCTTCTGAGTCGAATTGGGTACTGGCTCATGAATTAGCGAATACAGCACTTTCTATCTCCGAAGAAGCAACAGAAGTTTCTCTGCGAGATGCTTTGCAAACACGAGGACAAGAAAGTTGGTATCTTCTCTTACTAGCACGTACACAGCGGCATTTAGGTAAGTCGGAGGAAGCTATCAATAATTTGGAATGGGCGAAAGTAGTTTGTGAGCTACAACATCAACCATCACTTTATCTAGAGATTTTAGAGGAATTGCGATCGCTTTACTTTTTTGAGCGTCATGACTATACAGAAGCCTTTAAGCTGAAGCAAGAAAAAATTCAAATAGAACATCAGTATGGCTTTCGTGCTTTCATTGGGGCAAGTCAGTTGCAGCCGCAACGCTCTAAAATTAACCCAGCATTAGATCCTCACAAAATACCGTTTATTCCTGAGGGAGTTGCCCAAGAAATATCTGCTTCTGGACGACAGCAAGATGTCAATCGTTTGATTGAAAGAATTACTCGTGCTGACTACAAACTCACAGTAATTTATGGACCATCGGGTGTAGGTAAAAGTTCAATTCTCAAAGCTGGTTTAGTACCAGCTTTGAAAGGAAAAGTTATCGGTGAACGCATTCCTATACCTATTGTTTTGTCTGTTTACACTGATTGGATTACAGTCTTGGCAAGCAGTATAAACCAAGCTTTGGCACACACAGAAATATCAGTTAATCTGAACTCTACACCTACTATACTGCTCGAAAAAATTCGGTTAGCAGCCGAGCGCAATTATACAATAATTCTGGTATTAGACCAGTTTGAAGAATTTTTCTTTGTTAGTAATCCTCGCACACAAAGAATAGAATTTTACAAATTTTTGAGTGAATGTTTAAATATCTCATTTGTAAAAATTATTCTTTCATTAAGAGAAGATTATTTACATCATTTATTAGAATTTGAACGGTTGAGCCAAAAAAATAGTGTTGGACTATATGATTTAGGCGTAATTAATAAAAATATTCTTGATAAGGACATTCGCTACTATTTAGGAAAATTCTCTAGCCAAGATGCTAAAGCCATAATTCACAGTCTTACTCAACGTTCCCATTATGAACTGAGTGATGAATTAATTAACCGATTAGTCCAGGATTTGACAGGAGAACTAGACGAAGTACATCCAATTGAATTACAAATAGTAGGTGCTCAACTACAAATAGAAAACATTACCACACTTGGACAATACAAGCTTTGCGGTGGTTCCGCAAAATTAGTGGAACGCTGGCTTGGGGAAGTTATCAAAGACTGCGGTCAGGAGAACGAAGAATTAAGCTGGAAATTATTATTTGAATTAACTGATGAAAAGGGGACGCGACCGTTAAAAACTAAAGCTGATTTAGCAGCTACATTAGTTAATAATCAGGATATAGATACAATATCAAGCTTTGACACAGTTGGGGAACTGATTTTAGAAATATTGGTAGGTTCGGGGTTGGTGTTGCTAATCAGAGATGAATTAGGCGATCGCTACCAGCTAGTTCACGATTATTTAGTTGAACCAATTCGCCAAAAAAACAACTATGGTATGGTCGCCGAATTAGAAAAAATCAAACTTGAAAAAACTAGAGCTGAAGTGGCCCAAAAACTTAGTCAAAAGCAACTCAATTTGGTATTGCAACGGCGACTGCGGGAAGCACGGATAGCAGGCGCAGTGCTGGCAATCATGGGGGGAACAATAGCAGCATTATGGTGGCAAGCCGACTTGCAAAAAAGAGTAGCAATCCGCCAAACTGTACGAGCTGAACGCAGTGAAACCAACTTGAGGATTAGTGGAATTACTGCTGCTAGCGAAGCTCTTTTTGCCTCTAATAAAGAGTTTGATGCTTTATTAGAAAGTTTGCGGGCTTGGAGAGGACTTAAACAGGCAGATGGAGTGCAGCCAGATACCCGAATGCGGGTGGTGACAGCCCTGCAACAGGCAGTTTATGGGGTAACGGAAGCTAACCGCCTGGAAGGGCATACTGATATTGTCTGGGGAGTAACTTTTAGCCCGGATGGTCAAACCCTAGCGTCAGGTAGCCGAGATCAGACGGTGAAAATTTGGCGTCCTGACGGTACCTTACTCCAAACCCTCAAAGGTCACACTGATGCTGTCACCTGTGTAAGTTTCAGCCCAGATGGTCAAACCCTAGCGTCCGCCAGCCTCGACAAAACAGTGCAAATCTGGCACAAAAACCCGATTACGGGTGAATTTGACCCCAAGCCATATAAAACCCTGAAAGGACATAAAGATTGGGTTTACAGCGTTAATTTCAGTCCTGATGGTGAGTTGTTAGCTACTGGCAGTAAGGATACAACCGTAAAACTCTGGCGCAAAGACGGTAGCTTAGTAAAAATACTGAGAGGACATCGAGGGTGGGTCAACTGGGTAAACTTCAGTCCTGATGGTCAATTCATCGCCTCAGCCAGCGACGATAAGACAGTGAAAATCTGGCGACGGGACGGTAGCCTCGTCACAAGTTTACAGGGACATCAGCAGGGTGTGACTGTAGCTGTTTTCAGCCCCGACGGCAAACTGTTGGCGTCAACAGGTCGAGATAAGACAGTGAAACTTTGGCTGCGGAAAAGTAACAGCACTAAAGACGGTTTTGACTTTCTTCCTTACAAAACTTTACGGCAGCATAGCAGTACAGTGTGGAGTTTAAGCTTTAGTTCCGATAGTAAAAAGTTAGCTTCTGCGGGTGAAGACAATACCATAAACCTCTGGAGTAGCACTGGTGCCTTACTCAAAACCTTCAAAGGACACAGTGATGCTGTTGTCAGTTTAGCTTTCAGTCCAAATAACAAATTACTGGCTTCAGGAAGTTATGACAAAAGCGTAAAACTATGGAGTTTAGATGCCCCAACACCGTCTATTCTTCAAGGGCATCAGAAGCGAGTTTTGAGCGTTGCTTGGAGTCCTGATGGTCAGATGCTAGCTTCTGGTAGTAGCGATCGCACTGTCAAACTTTGGCGACGATACACCAGTAGTGGCGAGGTCAAAACCCGACTTTACAAAACTTTGGTGGGGCACACAGATAAAGTTCCTAGTGTGAGTTTTGACCCCAAAGGTGAAATGCTGGCTTCAGGAAGTTATGACAAAACTGTGAAACTTTGGCGGCTTGACGGTACTTTAATTATGACTCTCCACGGGCATAGCGATAGTGTGATGAGCGTGAATTTCAGCCCTGATGGTCAGTTTTTGGCATCAGCTAGCAAAGATAAAACGGTGAAACTTTGGAACCGTGAGGGCAAGTTGCTCAAAACCTTAGTGGGGCATCAGGGTTGGGTAAATAGCGTGAATTTTAGTCCTGATAGTCAGGTTCTAGCCTCTGCCAGTGATGACCAAACTGTGAAACTCTGGGGGCGAGATGGTACTTTGCTCAAAACTTTCTCGCCCCATGACAGCTGGGTGTTAAGTGTCAGCTTTAGTCCCACTGACGAGTTGCTGGCTTCTGCCAGTTGGGATAACACCGTGAAACTATGGCGACGGGATGGTACGTTGTTAAAAACCTTATTAAAAGGGTACAGCGATAGCGTCAATGCTGTAACTTTCAGTCCCAATGGTGAATTCCTCGCCGCTGCCAGTTGGGACAGTACAGTGAAACTCTGGAGTCGGGAAGGCAAATTAATTAAAAGTCTCAATGGGCATCGCGCCCCAGTGTTAAGTGTCAGTTTTAGCCCAGATGGTCAAACACTAGCATCAGCTAGTGATGACAACACGATAATTCTGTGGAATTTACATCTTGATGATTTGCTGGTTCGTGGTTGCGATTGGGTGGGTGATTACCTCAAGCACAACCGCAATCTTGAAGAACGCGATCGCCTTCTTTGTGATGGCATAACCAGTACAAACCCTTTTTAA